A region of Vespula vulgaris chromosome 1, iyVesVulg1.1, whole genome shotgun sequence DNA encodes the following proteins:
- the LOC127065460 gene encoding tyrosine-protein kinase transmembrane receptor Ror-like isoform X1, giving the protein MFGMDRRRTPRRRGLSPSINSSQTEPSVVPSSTSQQLETITEFPATDGATVISGCKDRPTICGKEAACRSFRDNTSQCVCPHDSSPPTSDLKCPNRLTVPLTPRPIHNIIPPSGNGTNSTTALPEAEQYYDVIMQVERSRHKVPEIVGIAIAFIAVLVILLSIVYCVRRRSYGVKSQRNSLDVSKMILNIFNIIKTSCIFLLSSTFQASPMNLKKGLLLANKYTPNPQYFSCTSPEVLILQRENLVFLHDIGEGCFGKVYKGELQNGDLNEIVAIKVLKDTVSREAEEDFMREVDIMSTFEHRNILTLKGVVLRDAGNSPWMVFEYMPYGDLAEVLRSNSRQLHSPNPGLEPLTKDSLHWISVQIAAGMTYLSAQRFVHRDLACRNCLVGSGLVVKIADFGMSRDIYTCDYYKIGGSRLLPVRWMSPESVMYGRFTLESDVWSFGVVLWEVYSLGKQPYYGHNNDEVVKLILHGIMLIPPDECPPFICQIMRECWKTEPRDRIKFSDILEKLEKVQGKLNQQGTLPRPPQGPVTIRTPDVLDPDGYLLPAPTTPREYLQTLPALSD; this is encoded by the exons ATGTTCGGTATGGATCGACGAAGAACTCCAAGAAGGAGAGgtctctctccttccatcAATTCTTCGCAAACAG AACCATCAGTTGTACCATCGTCGACGAGTCAGCAATTGGAAACGATAACTGAGTTCCCGGCAACCGATGGTGCTACCGTAATCAGTGGATGCAAAGATCGGCCTACCATCTGTGGAAAGGAGGCTGCTTGTCGTAGCTTCCGTGACAACACCTCGCAATGCGTTTGTCCTCATGATTCCTCCCCACCTACATCAGACCTCAAATGTCCGAATCGTTTAACAG tCCCTTTGACTCCACGACCCATACACAATATAATACCACCAAGTGGTAATGGCACGAACAGTACCACTGCTCTACCAGAAGCAGAACAG TATTACGATGTTATTATGCAGGTTGAACGTTCGAGACATAAAGTACCTGAAATAGTTGGAATTGCGATAGCTTTCATCGCGGTGCTAGTTATCCTCTTGAGTATAGTTTATTGTGTGAGGAGACGAAGTTATGGTGTAAAGTCGCAGAGGAATTCGTTGGATGTAAGCAAGatgatattgaatattttcaatattatcaaGACATCTTGcatctttttactttcctctACTTTCCAGGCGTCTCCGATGAATCTGAAAAAGGGATTATTGTTAGCAAACAAATACACGCCTAATCCTCAATACTTTAGTTGTACCTCACCGGAGGTATTAATTTTACAACGTGAAAATCTTGTATTTCTACATGATATCGGCGAAGGTTGCTTTGGTAAAGTTTATAAAG GAGAATTACAAAATGGAGATTTAAATGAGATCGTCGCGATAAAGGTTTTAAAAGATACTGTCTCtagagaagcagaagaagattTTATGCGAGAGGTAGATATCATGTCAACCTTCgaacatagaaatattttaactttGAAAGGTGTGGTTCTTCGTGATGCTGGAAACAGTCCTTGGATGGTCTTCGAGTATATGCCATACGGTGATCTTGCTGAAGTTTTGAGATCTAACTCAAGACAGCTACATTCACCTAATCCTGGATTAGAACCGTTGACGAAg gATTCTTTACATTGGATATCCGTTCAAATAGCTGCTGGTATGACGTATCTATCAGCTCAAAGATTCGTTCATCGTGATTTAGCTTGTCGTAATTGTCTCGTTGGATCTGGACTCGTTGTTAAAATTGCAGACTTTGGAATGTCAAGGGACATCTATACTTGCGATTATtataaa ATCGGTGGCTCGAGATTATTGCCAGTCCGATGGATGTCGCCAGAAAGTGTGATGTACGGTCGATTTACTTTAGAAAGTGACGTTTGGAGTTTCGGAGTTGTCCTTTGGGAGGTCTACTCCCTTGGCAAACAACCTTATTACGGACATAATAACGACGAG GTGGTCAAGTTGATCCTACATGGAATTATGTTGATCCCTCCTGACGAATGCCCACCGTTCATTTGTCAAATAATGCGTGAGTGTTGGAAGACAGAACCAAGAGATCGTATAAAATTCTCTGACATACTAGAGAAATTAGAGAAAGTCCAAGGAAAATTAAATCAACAGGGAACTTTACCAAGACCACCTCAAGGACCTGTTACCATTCGTACTCCTGATGTTCTAGATCCTGATGGTTACTTATTGCCTGCACCAACAACGCCTCGCGAATATTTGCAGACATTACCGGCCTTGTCCGATTAA
- the LOC127065460 gene encoding high affinity nerve growth factor receptor-like isoform X2, translating into MFGMDRRRTPRRRGLSPSINSSQTEPSVVPSSTSQQLETITEFPATDGATVISGCKDRPTICGKEAACRSFRDNTSQCVCPHDSSPPTSDLKCPNRLTVPLTPRPIHNIIPPSGNGTNSTTALPEAEQVERSRHKVPEIVGIAIAFIAVLVILLSIVYCVRRRSYGVKSQRNSLDVSKMILNIFNIIKTSCIFLLSSTFQASPMNLKKGLLLANKYTPNPQYFSCTSPEVLILQRENLVFLHDIGEGCFGKVYKGELQNGDLNEIVAIKVLKDTVSREAEEDFMREVDIMSTFEHRNILTLKGVVLRDAGNSPWMVFEYMPYGDLAEVLRSNSRQLHSPNPGLEPLTKDSLHWISVQIAAGMTYLSAQRFVHRDLACRNCLVGSGLVVKIADFGMSRDIYTCDYYKIGGSRLLPVRWMSPESVMYGRFTLESDVWSFGVVLWEVYSLGKQPYYGHNNDEVVKLILHGIMLIPPDECPPFICQIMRECWKTEPRDRIKFSDILEKLEKVQGKLNQQGTLPRPPQGPVTIRTPDVLDPDGYLLPAPTTPREYLQTLPALSD; encoded by the exons ATGTTCGGTATGGATCGACGAAGAACTCCAAGAAGGAGAGgtctctctccttccatcAATTCTTCGCAAACAG AACCATCAGTTGTACCATCGTCGACGAGTCAGCAATTGGAAACGATAACTGAGTTCCCGGCAACCGATGGTGCTACCGTAATCAGTGGATGCAAAGATCGGCCTACCATCTGTGGAAAGGAGGCTGCTTGTCGTAGCTTCCGTGACAACACCTCGCAATGCGTTTGTCCTCATGATTCCTCCCCACCTACATCAGACCTCAAATGTCCGAATCGTTTAACAG tCCCTTTGACTCCACGACCCATACACAATATAATACCACCAAGTGGTAATGGCACGAACAGTACCACTGCTCTACCAGAAGCAGAACAG GTTGAACGTTCGAGACATAAAGTACCTGAAATAGTTGGAATTGCGATAGCTTTCATCGCGGTGCTAGTTATCCTCTTGAGTATAGTTTATTGTGTGAGGAGACGAAGTTATGGTGTAAAGTCGCAGAGGAATTCGTTGGATGTAAGCAAGatgatattgaatattttcaatattatcaaGACATCTTGcatctttttactttcctctACTTTCCAGGCGTCTCCGATGAATCTGAAAAAGGGATTATTGTTAGCAAACAAATACACGCCTAATCCTCAATACTTTAGTTGTACCTCACCGGAGGTATTAATTTTACAACGTGAAAATCTTGTATTTCTACATGATATCGGCGAAGGTTGCTTTGGTAAAGTTTATAAAG GAGAATTACAAAATGGAGATTTAAATGAGATCGTCGCGATAAAGGTTTTAAAAGATACTGTCTCtagagaagcagaagaagattTTATGCGAGAGGTAGATATCATGTCAACCTTCgaacatagaaatattttaactttGAAAGGTGTGGTTCTTCGTGATGCTGGAAACAGTCCTTGGATGGTCTTCGAGTATATGCCATACGGTGATCTTGCTGAAGTTTTGAGATCTAACTCAAGACAGCTACATTCACCTAATCCTGGATTAGAACCGTTGACGAAg gATTCTTTACATTGGATATCCGTTCAAATAGCTGCTGGTATGACGTATCTATCAGCTCAAAGATTCGTTCATCGTGATTTAGCTTGTCGTAATTGTCTCGTTGGATCTGGACTCGTTGTTAAAATTGCAGACTTTGGAATGTCAAGGGACATCTATACTTGCGATTATtataaa ATCGGTGGCTCGAGATTATTGCCAGTCCGATGGATGTCGCCAGAAAGTGTGATGTACGGTCGATTTACTTTAGAAAGTGACGTTTGGAGTTTCGGAGTTGTCCTTTGGGAGGTCTACTCCCTTGGCAAACAACCTTATTACGGACATAATAACGACGAG GTGGTCAAGTTGATCCTACATGGAATTATGTTGATCCCTCCTGACGAATGCCCACCGTTCATTTGTCAAATAATGCGTGAGTGTTGGAAGACAGAACCAAGAGATCGTATAAAATTCTCTGACATACTAGAGAAATTAGAGAAAGTCCAAGGAAAATTAAATCAACAGGGAACTTTACCAAGACCACCTCAAGGACCTGTTACCATTCGTACTCCTGATGTTCTAGATCCTGATGGTTACTTATTGCCTGCACCAACAACGCCTCGCGAATATTTGCAGACATTACCGGCCTTGTCCGATTAA
- the LOC127065460 gene encoding tyrosine-protein kinase transmembrane receptor Ror-like isoform X4 translates to MFGMDRRRTPRRRGLSPSINSSQTEPSVVPSSTSQQLETITEFPATDGATVISGCKDRPTICGKEAACRSFRDNTSQCVCPHDSSPPTSDLKCPNRLTVPLTPRPIHNIIPPSGNGTNSTTALPEAEQVERSRHKVPEIVGIAIAFIAVLVILLSIVYCVRRRSYGVKSQRNSLDASPMNLKKGLLLANKYTPNPQYFSCTSPEVLILQRENLVFLHDIGEGCFGKVYKGELQNGDLNEIVAIKVLKDTVSREAEEDFMREVDIMSTFEHRNILTLKGVVLRDAGNSPWMVFEYMPYGDLAEVLRSNSRQLHSPNPGLEPLTKDSLHWISVQIAAGMTYLSAQRFVHRDLACRNCLVGSGLVVKIADFGMSRDIYTCDYYKIGGSRLLPVRWMSPESVMYGRFTLESDVWSFGVVLWEVYSLGKQPYYGHNNDEVVKLILHGIMLIPPDECPPFICQIMRECWKTEPRDRIKFSDILEKLEKVQGKLNQQGTLPRPPQGPVTIRTPDVLDPDGYLLPAPTTPREYLQTLPALSD, encoded by the exons ATGTTCGGTATGGATCGACGAAGAACTCCAAGAAGGAGAGgtctctctccttccatcAATTCTTCGCAAACAG AACCATCAGTTGTACCATCGTCGACGAGTCAGCAATTGGAAACGATAACTGAGTTCCCGGCAACCGATGGTGCTACCGTAATCAGTGGATGCAAAGATCGGCCTACCATCTGTGGAAAGGAGGCTGCTTGTCGTAGCTTCCGTGACAACACCTCGCAATGCGTTTGTCCTCATGATTCCTCCCCACCTACATCAGACCTCAAATGTCCGAATCGTTTAACAG tCCCTTTGACTCCACGACCCATACACAATATAATACCACCAAGTGGTAATGGCACGAACAGTACCACTGCTCTACCAGAAGCAGAACAG GTTGAACGTTCGAGACATAAAGTACCTGAAATAGTTGGAATTGCGATAGCTTTCATCGCGGTGCTAGTTATCCTCTTGAGTATAGTTTATTGTGTGAGGAGACGAAGTTATGGTGTAAAGTCGCAGAGGAATTCGTTGGAT GCGTCTCCGATGAATCTGAAAAAGGGATTATTGTTAGCAAACAAATACACGCCTAATCCTCAATACTTTAGTTGTACCTCACCGGAGGTATTAATTTTACAACGTGAAAATCTTGTATTTCTACATGATATCGGCGAAGGTTGCTTTGGTAAAGTTTATAAAG GAGAATTACAAAATGGAGATTTAAATGAGATCGTCGCGATAAAGGTTTTAAAAGATACTGTCTCtagagaagcagaagaagattTTATGCGAGAGGTAGATATCATGTCAACCTTCgaacatagaaatattttaactttGAAAGGTGTGGTTCTTCGTGATGCTGGAAACAGTCCTTGGATGGTCTTCGAGTATATGCCATACGGTGATCTTGCTGAAGTTTTGAGATCTAACTCAAGACAGCTACATTCACCTAATCCTGGATTAGAACCGTTGACGAAg gATTCTTTACATTGGATATCCGTTCAAATAGCTGCTGGTATGACGTATCTATCAGCTCAAAGATTCGTTCATCGTGATTTAGCTTGTCGTAATTGTCTCGTTGGATCTGGACTCGTTGTTAAAATTGCAGACTTTGGAATGTCAAGGGACATCTATACTTGCGATTATtataaa ATCGGTGGCTCGAGATTATTGCCAGTCCGATGGATGTCGCCAGAAAGTGTGATGTACGGTCGATTTACTTTAGAAAGTGACGTTTGGAGTTTCGGAGTTGTCCTTTGGGAGGTCTACTCCCTTGGCAAACAACCTTATTACGGACATAATAACGACGAG GTGGTCAAGTTGATCCTACATGGAATTATGTTGATCCCTCCTGACGAATGCCCACCGTTCATTTGTCAAATAATGCGTGAGTGTTGGAAGACAGAACCAAGAGATCGTATAAAATTCTCTGACATACTAGAGAAATTAGAGAAAGTCCAAGGAAAATTAAATCAACAGGGAACTTTACCAAGACCACCTCAAGGACCTGTTACCATTCGTACTCCTGATGTTCTAGATCCTGATGGTTACTTATTGCCTGCACCAACAACGCCTCGCGAATATTTGCAGACATTACCGGCCTTGTCCGATTAA
- the LOC127065460 gene encoding tyrosine-protein kinase transmembrane receptor Ror-like isoform X3 produces MFGMDRRRTPRRRGLSPSINSSQTEPSVVPSSTSQQLETITEFPATDGATVISGCKDRPTICGKEAACRSFRDNTSQCVCPHDSSPPTSDLKCPNRLTVPLTPRPIHNIIPPSGNGTNSTTALPEAEQYYDVIMQVERSRHKVPEIVGIAIAFIAVLVILLSIVYCVRRRSYGVKSQRNSLDASPMNLKKGLLLANKYTPNPQYFSCTSPEVLILQRENLVFLHDIGEGCFGKVYKGELQNGDLNEIVAIKVLKDTVSREAEEDFMREVDIMSTFEHRNILTLKGVVLRDAGNSPWMVFEYMPYGDLAEVLRSNSRQLHSPNPGLEPLTKDSLHWISVQIAAGMTYLSAQRFVHRDLACRNCLVGSGLVVKIADFGMSRDIYTCDYYKIGGSRLLPVRWMSPESVMYGRFTLESDVWSFGVVLWEVYSLGKQPYYGHNNDEVVKLILHGIMLIPPDECPPFICQIMRECWKTEPRDRIKFSDILEKLEKVQGKLNQQGTLPRPPQGPVTIRTPDVLDPDGYLLPAPTTPREYLQTLPALSD; encoded by the exons ATGTTCGGTATGGATCGACGAAGAACTCCAAGAAGGAGAGgtctctctccttccatcAATTCTTCGCAAACAG AACCATCAGTTGTACCATCGTCGACGAGTCAGCAATTGGAAACGATAACTGAGTTCCCGGCAACCGATGGTGCTACCGTAATCAGTGGATGCAAAGATCGGCCTACCATCTGTGGAAAGGAGGCTGCTTGTCGTAGCTTCCGTGACAACACCTCGCAATGCGTTTGTCCTCATGATTCCTCCCCACCTACATCAGACCTCAAATGTCCGAATCGTTTAACAG tCCCTTTGACTCCACGACCCATACACAATATAATACCACCAAGTGGTAATGGCACGAACAGTACCACTGCTCTACCAGAAGCAGAACAG TATTACGATGTTATTATGCAGGTTGAACGTTCGAGACATAAAGTACCTGAAATAGTTGGAATTGCGATAGCTTTCATCGCGGTGCTAGTTATCCTCTTGAGTATAGTTTATTGTGTGAGGAGACGAAGTTATGGTGTAAAGTCGCAGAGGAATTCGTTGGAT GCGTCTCCGATGAATCTGAAAAAGGGATTATTGTTAGCAAACAAATACACGCCTAATCCTCAATACTTTAGTTGTACCTCACCGGAGGTATTAATTTTACAACGTGAAAATCTTGTATTTCTACATGATATCGGCGAAGGTTGCTTTGGTAAAGTTTATAAAG GAGAATTACAAAATGGAGATTTAAATGAGATCGTCGCGATAAAGGTTTTAAAAGATACTGTCTCtagagaagcagaagaagattTTATGCGAGAGGTAGATATCATGTCAACCTTCgaacatagaaatattttaactttGAAAGGTGTGGTTCTTCGTGATGCTGGAAACAGTCCTTGGATGGTCTTCGAGTATATGCCATACGGTGATCTTGCTGAAGTTTTGAGATCTAACTCAAGACAGCTACATTCACCTAATCCTGGATTAGAACCGTTGACGAAg gATTCTTTACATTGGATATCCGTTCAAATAGCTGCTGGTATGACGTATCTATCAGCTCAAAGATTCGTTCATCGTGATTTAGCTTGTCGTAATTGTCTCGTTGGATCTGGACTCGTTGTTAAAATTGCAGACTTTGGAATGTCAAGGGACATCTATACTTGCGATTATtataaa ATCGGTGGCTCGAGATTATTGCCAGTCCGATGGATGTCGCCAGAAAGTGTGATGTACGGTCGATTTACTTTAGAAAGTGACGTTTGGAGTTTCGGAGTTGTCCTTTGGGAGGTCTACTCCCTTGGCAAACAACCTTATTACGGACATAATAACGACGAG GTGGTCAAGTTGATCCTACATGGAATTATGTTGATCCCTCCTGACGAATGCCCACCGTTCATTTGTCAAATAATGCGTGAGTGTTGGAAGACAGAACCAAGAGATCGTATAAAATTCTCTGACATACTAGAGAAATTAGAGAAAGTCCAAGGAAAATTAAATCAACAGGGAACTTTACCAAGACCACCTCAAGGACCTGTTACCATTCGTACTCCTGATGTTCTAGATCCTGATGGTTACTTATTGCCTGCACCAACAACGCCTCGCGAATATTTGCAGACATTACCGGCCTTGTCCGATTAA